A single Streptomyces sannanensis DNA region contains:
- a CDS encoding gamma-glutamyl-gamma-aminobutyrate hydrolase family protein, translating to MHQPLIGVSTYLEASAKWGVWDLPAALLPAVYPRLVQAAGGLAAMLPPDDPAHAASVVARLDGLVIAGGPDVDPSRYGTERDPRTGPPAHERDAWELALIEAALASGTPLLGICRGMQLLNVARGGTLVQHMDGHTAGVGVMGLHPVTPVPGTLYASVVPEESSVPTYHHQAVDRLGDGLVASAHASDDGTVEAVELPGEEWVLGVQWHPEMGEDTRVMAALARAALGCVPFQGCRFEVSSGVTRGAFS from the coding sequence GTGCACCAGCCGCTCATCGGCGTCAGTACCTATCTGGAGGCGTCCGCGAAGTGGGGCGTGTGGGACCTGCCCGCCGCCCTGCTCCCCGCCGTCTATCCCCGGCTCGTCCAGGCCGCAGGCGGCCTCGCGGCGATGCTCCCGCCCGACGACCCGGCCCACGCCGCGTCCGTGGTGGCCCGGCTCGACGGCCTGGTCATCGCGGGCGGCCCCGATGTCGACCCCTCCCGCTACGGCACCGAACGCGACCCGCGCACCGGCCCGCCGGCCCACGAGCGGGACGCCTGGGAACTCGCCCTCATCGAGGCGGCCCTGGCCTCCGGCACCCCGCTGCTCGGCATCTGCCGGGGGATGCAGCTGCTCAACGTCGCCCGCGGCGGCACGCTCGTCCAGCACATGGACGGGCACACGGCGGGGGTGGGCGTGATGGGGCTCCACCCCGTGACGCCGGTACCGGGAACGCTGTACGCGTCCGTGGTGCCGGAGGAGTCGTCCGTACCGACGTACCACCACCAGGCCGTGGACCGCCTCGGCGACGGGCTCGTCGCATCGGCCCACGCGTCGGACGACGGCACGGTCGAGGCCGTCGAACTCCCGGGCGAGGAGTGGGTGCTGGGCGTCCAGTGGCACCCGGAGATGGGCGAGGACACCCGCGTCATGGCAGCGCTGGCGCGAGCCGCGCTTGGCTGTGTCCCTTTTCAGGGATGTCGTTTCGAGGTGAGTTCGGGAGTCACTCGCGGAGCTTTTTCATGA
- a CDS encoding protein kinase family protein: MSRGARLAAHGAVSTSLALCSDRRLHELVDAATPIGSGIGGKSVLLEVDGTPVFVKQVRLTDLERRPENVHSTANLFRLPVFCQYGIGSIGGPGFGAWRELAAHTMTTNWVIAGDYEGFPLMYHWRVLPDPGQPLPEELTDVERAVAYWGGGSQVRRRIEALQQSTASLMLFLEYIPQNLHDWLGVQIGAGDEVAERACAMVDNELKAGISFMNDRGLLHFDAHFENILTDGRRLFFADYGLAISSRFELTQDEADFFDQHRTYDRCYAVTHLVNWLAVALYGHEPEERKTFVRTCAQGVAPGKIPAAVAAILVRYAPVAAVMGDFYRQFQQESRATTYPLEAIRRIGQQDSPPDAATGSSGRKPRESCTDSRLTRTCE; this comes from the coding sequence ATGTCCCGCGGTGCTCGTCTGGCCGCCCACGGTGCCGTTTCCACATCGCTGGCGCTATGCAGTGATCGCAGACTGCACGAGCTCGTGGACGCCGCCACACCGATCGGTTCCGGCATCGGCGGGAAGTCAGTACTGCTGGAGGTCGACGGAACCCCGGTCTTCGTCAAGCAGGTACGCCTGACCGATCTGGAGCGACGGCCGGAGAACGTTCACTCCACGGCGAATTTGTTCCGGCTGCCGGTCTTCTGCCAGTACGGTATCGGCAGTATCGGCGGCCCGGGGTTCGGAGCCTGGCGGGAGCTGGCCGCGCACACCATGACGACGAACTGGGTGATCGCGGGAGACTACGAGGGTTTCCCCCTGATGTACCACTGGCGGGTGCTACCAGACCCTGGTCAGCCACTTCCGGAGGAACTGACCGATGTGGAACGAGCTGTCGCCTACTGGGGAGGCGGATCGCAGGTACGCCGCCGGATCGAGGCTCTCCAGCAGTCCACGGCAAGCCTCATGCTGTTCCTGGAGTACATCCCGCAGAACCTGCACGACTGGTTGGGCGTCCAGATCGGGGCCGGTGACGAGGTGGCCGAGCGGGCCTGCGCCATGGTGGACAACGAGCTGAAAGCCGGCATCTCGTTCATGAACGACCGCGGGCTGCTGCACTTCGACGCCCACTTCGAAAACATCCTGACCGACGGCCGGCGGCTCTTCTTCGCCGACTACGGCCTCGCGATCTCCTCCCGCTTCGAACTCACACAGGACGAGGCCGACTTCTTCGACCAGCACCGCACCTACGACCGGTGCTACGCCGTCACGCATCTGGTGAACTGGCTGGCCGTCGCTCTGTACGGGCACGAACCGGAAGAACGCAAGACGTTTGTGCGCACCTGCGCCCAGGGGGTGGCCCCGGGGAAAATTCCAGCGGCGGTCGCGGCAATCCTTGTCCGTTACGCGCCGGTCGCCGCAGTGATGGGGGACTTCTATCGCCAATTCCAGCAGGAGAGCCGGGCGACCACCTACCCGCTGGAGGCGATCCGCCGGATCGGACAGCAGGACAGCCCGCCTGATGCGGCGACGGGGTCATCGGGAAGAAAGCCGCGCGAATCGTGCACAGACTCGCGTCTCACTCGGACGTGCGAGTGA
- a CDS encoding NUDIX hydrolase, with amino-acid sequence MRPTPADPAAWNAYLAEGNATQARKRVAADVLLRDPVGRVLLVNPTYKPGWDLPGGMAEANEPPEKTVVRELREELGLEIALRGILVVDWVPPHGPWDDQLAFIFDAGTLDEDQAAELRPHDEELSEAAFVSVDKARERLRERMRARLDAAVRALDDGRPVYLHDGSTPW; translated from the coding sequence ATGAGGCCCACACCAGCCGACCCGGCGGCTTGGAACGCGTACCTTGCCGAAGGCAACGCCACCCAGGCCCGTAAACGCGTCGCGGCGGATGTGTTGTTGCGTGATCCGGTCGGCCGCGTGCTGCTGGTGAACCCTACCTACAAGCCCGGATGGGACCTGCCCGGCGGCATGGCAGAAGCCAATGAGCCGCCTGAGAAGACGGTGGTGCGGGAGCTGCGCGAGGAGCTGGGCCTGGAGATCGCCTTGCGCGGGATCCTCGTCGTCGACTGGGTGCCACCCCACGGCCCGTGGGATGACCAACTGGCTTTCATTTTCGACGCCGGAACCCTTGACGAGGACCAAGCCGCGGAGTTGCGCCCCCATGACGAGGAGTTGTCCGAAGCAGCGTTTGTCTCCGTGGACAAGGCCCGGGAAAGGCTGCGGGAGCGGATGAGGGCCCGGCTCGACGCCGCAGTACGCGCCCTTGACGACGGGCGCCCCGTCTACCTGCACGACGGCAGTACGCCCTGGTAG
- a CDS encoding XRE family transcriptional regulator — protein sequence MSRQPPDPRDVIAGLLGDDRLLTACAERDMGSVFRLLNGRGVSTRRIAAAVDITQGRLYDYMNGKSRVEKLALFEQIADGFHIPGHLLGLARRPWEPPAAEGRQAMQLPPDGDELAAMGAFRNADRQTGGGRLYGAVVRHLVDRVAPRLVDTVSGPQVFAAAAALTEMAGWMAHDSGQDELAARHFARALPLARTPGDWPLAAHVAASSSHLALQTGDAAGAAQWAQAGLEFARQGPRIPVLSALLHTRQARALAAVAQQAPALRALGEARHDLEASAGVEHPWLSPFDAAALASESALILRDLDRYDEALIQAEQSVALREAGRTRSLALSRITLVGIHVRRGDLDSAVSVGHELLTTSPTLGSVRVVHQLDDLRHLLEPHKEYGPVRDYLGRFEDQRRARMLLLADIITPRGGTPT from the coding sequence ATGAGCCGTCAGCCACCGGATCCGCGCGATGTCATTGCCGGACTGCTCGGGGACGACCGGCTGCTCACCGCGTGTGCCGAGCGGGACATGGGGTCCGTGTTCCGGTTGCTCAACGGACGAGGTGTCAGCACACGCAGGATTGCTGCCGCCGTGGACATTACCCAGGGCCGCCTGTACGACTACATGAACGGCAAGAGCCGAGTGGAAAAGCTGGCCCTGTTCGAGCAGATCGCGGATGGCTTTCATATCCCCGGTCATCTGCTCGGCCTGGCCCGGCGGCCCTGGGAACCTCCCGCCGCCGAAGGGCGCCAGGCGATGCAACTGCCGCCGGATGGAGACGAGCTGGCAGCCATGGGCGCCTTCCGTAACGCGGATCGCCAGACGGGTGGTGGACGTCTTTACGGGGCAGTCGTGAGGCATCTCGTGGACCGTGTGGCGCCTCGACTTGTCGACACCGTCAGCGGTCCGCAGGTGTTCGCGGCCGCTGCGGCCTTGACGGAGATGGCCGGATGGATGGCGCACGACTCAGGCCAGGACGAACTCGCTGCCCGGCACTTCGCCCGTGCTCTACCCCTTGCTCGCACCCCAGGAGATTGGCCGCTGGCCGCGCACGTCGCCGCGAGCAGCAGCCACCTCGCCCTCCAGACCGGTGACGCGGCGGGCGCCGCACAGTGGGCACAGGCAGGCCTCGAGTTCGCGCGCCAAGGACCGCGCATCCCCGTGCTCAGCGCTCTGCTTCACACCAGGCAGGCCCGCGCCCTGGCGGCAGTTGCGCAGCAGGCGCCTGCACTCCGCGCTCTTGGGGAGGCCCGACACGACCTTGAGGCATCGGCGGGCGTGGAGCACCCGTGGCTGAGCCCTTTCGATGCCGCCGCTCTGGCGAGCGAGTCCGCGCTGATCCTTCGCGACCTCGATCGGTACGACGAGGCACTGATCCAGGCCGAGCAGTCGGTGGCCCTGCGGGAGGCAGGACGGACTCGGTCTCTCGCACTGAGCCGGATCACCCTGGTCGGCATCCACGTGAGGCGGGGGGACCTCGACTCCGCAGTGAGCGTCGGCCATGAATTGCTCACCACCAGCCCAACTCTGGGCTCGGTCCGTGTCGTCCACCAGCTGGACGACCTCCGTCATCTTCTGGAGCCCCACAAGGAGTATGGTCCGGTTCGCGATTATCTGGGGCGCTTCGAGGACCAGCGACGCGCCAGAATGCTGCTGCTGGCCGACATCATCACCCCCAGGGGAGGCACCCCTACATGA
- a CDS encoding ATP-binding protein, giving the protein MTTTPAATGIPAYTESLPCKTASARPARLLVSTALHVWDLGALVEDAELVVTELVANSARHSKCRLLRVTISRLSGDRVRVAVIDRSNALPQPRAAGETDEGGRGLVVVEALSDRWGTDMLRWGKRVWAELASPDR; this is encoded by the coding sequence ATGACCACAACTCCCGCCGCCACCGGCATCCCCGCTTACACCGAGTCCCTGCCTTGCAAGACCGCCAGCGCCAGACCCGCCCGACTGCTCGTAAGCACTGCTCTGCACGTCTGGGACCTCGGCGCCTTGGTCGAGGATGCGGAGTTGGTCGTGACGGAGCTCGTCGCCAACTCCGCCAGGCACAGCAAATGCCGCCTCCTGCGTGTGACGATCAGCCGCCTGTCCGGGGACCGTGTGCGAGTGGCCGTCATCGACCGGTCGAACGCCCTTCCCCAACCCAGAGCAGCCGGTGAAACCGACGAGGGCGGCCGCGGTCTGGTCGTCGTCGAGGCACTGTCCGATCGGTGGGGGACCGATATGTTGCGCTGGGGTAAGCGGGTCTGGGCGGAGTTGGCATCGCCGGACCGGTGA